One genomic window of Ornithorhynchus anatinus isolate Pmale09 chromosome 10, mOrnAna1.pri.v4, whole genome shotgun sequence includes the following:
- the TARBP2 gene encoding RISC-loading complex subunit TARBP2 isoform X1 — translation MSEEEQGSGTTTGCGLPSLEQMLAANPGKTPISLLQEYGTRIGKTPVYDLLKAEGQAHQPNFTFRVTVGDTTCTGQGPSKKAAKHKAAEEALRYLKRGSVLESVPEDNRRSPMEVKAPVSAQQSECNPVGALQELVVQKGWRLPEYTVTQESGPAHRKEFTMTCRVERFVEIGSGTSKKLAKRNAAAKMLVRIHNVPMDLRDGPEAEAEDDQFSMGTGSRLDGGKGKTPGCTWDSLRNSAGEKIVSLRSQPLGTAGPGSCGLLRDLSEEQAFNVSYLDIDQLSLSGLCQCLVELTTQPTTVCHGSAPTRDAARAEAARHALQYLKIMAGGK, via the exons ATgagtgaggaggagcagggctcCGGGACGACCACGGGCTGCGGGCTCCCCAG ttTAGAGCAAATGCTGGCAGCCAACCCGGGCAAGACTCCGATCAGCCTCTTGCAAGAGTATGGGACGAGAATAGGCAAGACCCCCGTGTACGACCTGCTCAAAGCCGAGGGCCAAGCCCACCAGCCCAATTTCACCTTCCGCGTCACTGTCGGCGACACCACCTGCACCG GCCAGGGCCCCAGTAAGAAAGCAGCCAAGCACAAGGCCGCCGAAGAGGCTCTCAGATACCTGAAGCGGGGTAGCGTGCTGGAGTCGGTTCCGGAAGACAACAG GAGGTCCCCCATGGAGGTGAAAGCCCCGGTGTCCGCGCAGCAATCGGAATGTAACCCCGTCGGGGCCTTACAG gagctggtggtgcagaagggctggCGGCTGCCGGAATACACGGTGACCCAGGAGTCCGGCCCCGCTCACCGCAAGGAGTTCACCATGACCTGCCGCGTCGAGCGCTTCGTCGAGATCG GGAGCGGCACCTCGAAGAAGCTGGCGAAGCGCAACGCGGCGGCCAAGATGCTGGTCCGCATCCACAACGTCCCCATGGACCTGCGGGACGggcccgaggccgaggccgaggacGATCAGTTCTCCATG GGCACGGGGTCTCGGCTGGACGGGGGCAAGGGGAAGACGCCGGGCTGCACGTGGGACTCGCTGAGGAACTCGGCCGGGGAGAAGATCGTGTCGCTGCGCAGTCAGCCCCTGGGCACGGCCGGGCCCGGCTCCTGCGGCCTCCTGCGCGACCTGTCGGAGGAGCAGGCCTTCAACGTCAGCTACCTCGACATCG aCCAACTGAGCCTGAGCGGGCTGTGCCAGTGCCTGGTGGAGCTGACGACGCAGCCCACCACGGTGTGCCACGGCTCGGCGCCCACGCGGGACGCCGCCCGGGCTGAGGCCGCCCGCCACGCCCTGCAGTACCTCAAGATCATGGCCGGGGGCAAATGA
- the TARBP2 gene encoding RISC-loading complex subunit TARBP2 isoform X2 has translation MSEEEQGSGTTTGCGLPSLEQMLAANPGKTPISLLQEYGTRIGKTPVYDLLKAEGQAHQPNFTFRVTVGDTTCTGQGPSKKAAKHKAAEEALRYLKRGSVLESVPEDNRRSPMEVKAPVSAQQSECNPVGALQLVVQKGWRLPEYTVTQESGPAHRKEFTMTCRVERFVEIGSGTSKKLAKRNAAAKMLVRIHNVPMDLRDGPEAEAEDDQFSMGTGSRLDGGKGKTPGCTWDSLRNSAGEKIVSLRSQPLGTAGPGSCGLLRDLSEEQAFNVSYLDIDQLSLSGLCQCLVELTTQPTTVCHGSAPTRDAARAEAARHALQYLKIMAGGK, from the exons ATgagtgaggaggagcagggctcCGGGACGACCACGGGCTGCGGGCTCCCCAG ttTAGAGCAAATGCTGGCAGCCAACCCGGGCAAGACTCCGATCAGCCTCTTGCAAGAGTATGGGACGAGAATAGGCAAGACCCCCGTGTACGACCTGCTCAAAGCCGAGGGCCAAGCCCACCAGCCCAATTTCACCTTCCGCGTCACTGTCGGCGACACCACCTGCACCG GCCAGGGCCCCAGTAAGAAAGCAGCCAAGCACAAGGCCGCCGAAGAGGCTCTCAGATACCTGAAGCGGGGTAGCGTGCTGGAGTCGGTTCCGGAAGACAACAG GAGGTCCCCCATGGAGGTGAAAGCCCCGGTGTCCGCGCAGCAATCGGAATGTAACCCCGTCGGGGCCTTACAG ctggtggtgcagaagggctggCGGCTGCCGGAATACACGGTGACCCAGGAGTCCGGCCCCGCTCACCGCAAGGAGTTCACCATGACCTGCCGCGTCGAGCGCTTCGTCGAGATCG GGAGCGGCACCTCGAAGAAGCTGGCGAAGCGCAACGCGGCGGCCAAGATGCTGGTCCGCATCCACAACGTCCCCATGGACCTGCGGGACGggcccgaggccgaggccgaggacGATCAGTTCTCCATG GGCACGGGGTCTCGGCTGGACGGGGGCAAGGGGAAGACGCCGGGCTGCACGTGGGACTCGCTGAGGAACTCGGCCGGGGAGAAGATCGTGTCGCTGCGCAGTCAGCCCCTGGGCACGGCCGGGCCCGGCTCCTGCGGCCTCCTGCGCGACCTGTCGGAGGAGCAGGCCTTCAACGTCAGCTACCTCGACATCG aCCAACTGAGCCTGAGCGGGCTGTGCCAGTGCCTGGTGGAGCTGACGACGCAGCCCACCACGGTGTGCCACGGCTCGGCGCCCACGCGGGACGCCGCCCGGGCTGAGGCCGCCCGCCACGCCCTGCAGTACCTCAAGATCATGGCCGGGGGCAAATGA
- the TARBP2 gene encoding RISC-loading complex subunit TARBP2 isoform X3, translating to MLAANPGKTPISLLQEYGTRIGKTPVYDLLKAEGQAHQPNFTFRVTVGDTTCTGQGPSKKAAKHKAAEEALRYLKRGSVLESVPEDNRRSPMEVKAPVSAQQSECNPVGALQELVVQKGWRLPEYTVTQESGPAHRKEFTMTCRVERFVEIGSGTSKKLAKRNAAAKMLVRIHNVPMDLRDGPEAEAEDDQFSMGTGSRLDGGKGKTPGCTWDSLRNSAGEKIVSLRSQPLGTAGPGSCGLLRDLSEEQAFNVSYLDIDQLSLSGLCQCLVELTTQPTTVCHGSAPTRDAARAEAARHALQYLKIMAGGK from the exons ATGCTGGCAGCCAACCCGGGCAAGACTCCGATCAGCCTCTTGCAAGAGTATGGGACGAGAATAGGCAAGACCCCCGTGTACGACCTGCTCAAAGCCGAGGGCCAAGCCCACCAGCCCAATTTCACCTTCCGCGTCACTGTCGGCGACACCACCTGCACCG GCCAGGGCCCCAGTAAGAAAGCAGCCAAGCACAAGGCCGCCGAAGAGGCTCTCAGATACCTGAAGCGGGGTAGCGTGCTGGAGTCGGTTCCGGAAGACAACAG GAGGTCCCCCATGGAGGTGAAAGCCCCGGTGTCCGCGCAGCAATCGGAATGTAACCCCGTCGGGGCCTTACAG gagctggtggtgcagaagggctggCGGCTGCCGGAATACACGGTGACCCAGGAGTCCGGCCCCGCTCACCGCAAGGAGTTCACCATGACCTGCCGCGTCGAGCGCTTCGTCGAGATCG GGAGCGGCACCTCGAAGAAGCTGGCGAAGCGCAACGCGGCGGCCAAGATGCTGGTCCGCATCCACAACGTCCCCATGGACCTGCGGGACGggcccgaggccgaggccgaggacGATCAGTTCTCCATG GGCACGGGGTCTCGGCTGGACGGGGGCAAGGGGAAGACGCCGGGCTGCACGTGGGACTCGCTGAGGAACTCGGCCGGGGAGAAGATCGTGTCGCTGCGCAGTCAGCCCCTGGGCACGGCCGGGCCCGGCTCCTGCGGCCTCCTGCGCGACCTGTCGGAGGAGCAGGCCTTCAACGTCAGCTACCTCGACATCG aCCAACTGAGCCTGAGCGGGCTGTGCCAGTGCCTGGTGGAGCTGACGACGCAGCCCACCACGGTGTGCCACGGCTCGGCGCCCACGCGGGACGCCGCCCGGGCTGAGGCCGCCCGCCACGCCCTGCAGTACCTCAAGATCATGGCCGGGGGCAAATGA